From the Polynucleobacter sp. MWH-UH35A genome, one window contains:
- a CDS encoding DUF2237 family protein: MQKDIALNVFGEPLIPCSFDPLTGFFRDGCCKTNEEDVGSHLVCAIVTEAFLQFSLRKGNDLITPRPEYQFPGLVAGDQWCLCINRWVEALHANCAPLIKLESTHIKALQTVPLDVLKEYAREV, translated from the coding sequence CCCCTCATTCCCTGCTCCTTTGATCCATTAACGGGATTTTTTAGGGATGGCTGCTGCAAAACCAATGAAGAAGATGTTGGTAGCCACTTAGTTTGCGCAATCGTGACCGAAGCGTTTTTGCAATTTAGCCTGCGCAAAGGGAATGATCTCATTACGCCAAGGCCAGAATATCAATTTCCTGGTTTGGTTGCAGGGGATCAATGGTGCTTGTGCATCAATCGCTGGGTTGAAGCTCTCCATGCAAATTGCGCCCCACTTATCAAATTAGAAAGCACTCACATCAAAGCATTGCAAACGGTGCCATTAGATGTCCTGAAGGAATATGCGAGAGAGGTATGA